A region of Silurus meridionalis isolate SWU-2019-XX chromosome 13, ASM1480568v1, whole genome shotgun sequence DNA encodes the following proteins:
- the ttc38 gene encoding tetratricopeptide repeat protein 38: MTTASFRDCAAWRAEGLPLSTSSNEACKLYDAILTQYVKWRNEETLGGIEGCMAAVQAADPDFVMGHVISTGLQLVGTGSSVLRDQMLSSAVRKTVDLASCQELTAREKQHVKAIDLFSKGALGKACDVWEDILVEHPTDMLALKFSHDSFFYLGEQTQMRDSVARVLPHWKPHMPLYSYLKGLYSFGLLETRFYDQAERVAKEGLALTPEDAWCVHSVAHVYEMTAEIEKGLKFMASTEKDWMVCDMLACHNYWHWALYHIEKGEYEAALSIFDEQLYHRCRNSGAMLDTVDVCSLLYRLEMEGVSVKERYRELLPITDPHSEDHTLLFNDLHFLMVSLGCKETGVTQRLLESLRELTKEPEENHQFQLASTIGLPMCQAMVEYDEGNYSKTVELLKPLRYRFMQIGGSDAQRDIFNQLLIHAAMKSQDKHHQRFARCLLIERDAARQNSPLTDRLIQRAHSLHI; encoded by the exons ATGACTACTGCTAGTTTCAGAGACTGTGCG GCATGGAGGGCAGAAGGCCTCCCACTGTCCACCAGCAGTAATGAAGCCTGCAAATTGTATGACGCCATACTCACACAG TATGTAAAATGGCGTAACGAAGAGACCCTTGGAGGAATTGAGGGCTGTATGGCGGCAGTCCAAGCAGCTGACCCGGACTTTG TGATGGGGCATGTGATCAGCACCGGACTGCAGTTGGTAGGGACGGGCAGTTCAGTACTCCGGGATCAAATGCTCTCCAGTGCCGTGAGGAAGACCGTGGATCTGGCCAGCTGCCAGGAGCTCACAGCCAGAGAAAAACAACATGTCAAAGCTATCGACCTCTTTTCAAAGGG AGCCTTGGGCAAAGCCTGTGATGTGTGGGAGGATATTCTGGTAGAGCACCCCACAGACATGCTAGCTCTGAAGTTTTCCCATGATAGCTTTTTCTATCTGGGTGAGCAGACTCAGATGAGAGACTCTGTGGCTAGGGTTCTTCCCCACTGGAAACCACACATGCCTCTCTACAG ctATCTAAAAGGCCTGTATTCATTTGGACTTCTTGAAACTCGTTTCTATGATCAGGCTGAGAGAGTAGCAAAGGAG GGTCTTGCTCTAACTCCTGAGGATGCCTGGTGTGTCCACTCTGTAGCTCATGTCTATGAGATGACAGCAGAAATAGAGAAAGGACTGAAGTTCATGGCATCTACTGAGAAAGACTGGATG GTGTGTGATATGTTGGCATGTCACAACTACTGGCACTGGGCGCTTTATCACATTGAGAAG GGAGAATATGAAGCAGCATTGAGCATCTTCGATGAACAG CTGTATCATCGCTGTAGAAATTCAGGAGCCATGCTGGACACAGTGGATGTCTGTTCACTGCTCTATAGGCTGGAAATGGAGG GTGTGAGTGTGAAAGAGCGTTACCGGGAGCTGTTGCCGATCACTGATCCCCACTCTGAGGACCATACTCTTCTCTTTAATGACCTGCACTTCCTTATGGTGTCTTTGGGCTGTAAGGAAACAGGAGTCACACAGCGACTGCTGGAGAGCCTGCGAGAACTCACAAA AGAGCCTGAAGAAAATCATCAATTCCAGCTTGCTAGCACTATTGGATTACCCATGTGTCAGGCTATGGTGGAATATGATGAAGGAAACTACAGTAAGACAGTGGAGCTGCTCAAACCCTTAAGATATCGCTTCATGCAGATAGGGGGCAGTGATGCACAG aggGATATTTTCAACCAGCTACTTATCCATGCTGCAATGAAGTCACAAGACAAACACCATCAAAGATTTGCCAG GTGCCTGCTGATTGAAAGAGATGCAGCGAGACAGAACTCCCCCCTCACTGACCGTCTCATTCAGAGAGCCCACTCTCTACACATTTAA